From the genome of Candidatus Latescibacterota bacterium, one region includes:
- a CDS encoding ribonuclease HI family protein, translated as MTSISILLRELSKGKSLALSFCVAGFETEEKARKAIARLAESIGDDVTEAAKPAMGCLTELIVKTDGAARGNPGPASSAAVVFNMEGEVLLERSVLLGETTNNEAEYRGLILGLDLARELGALRVIIQMDSQLVVRQMTGEYRIRKAHLEKLASIAKNKASVFESVTFQHIPRAENKDADRLANTALDNTD; from the coding sequence ATGACAAGTATCAGTATTCTATTGAGAGAGCTCTCAAAAGGAAAGAGTCTTGCCCTGTCATTCTGCGTAGCGGGTTTCGAGACAGAAGAAAAGGCTCGAAAGGCGATTGCCAGACTTGCTGAATCCATTGGGGACGATGTGACTGAGGCTGCGAAACCCGCCATGGGATGTTTGACGGAGCTTATTGTCAAGACTGATGGTGCTGCAAGGGGAAATCCGGGGCCGGCCTCTTCTGCAGCGGTTGTTTTCAATATGGAAGGTGAAGTCTTGTTGGAGAGGTCTGTTCTTCTTGGAGAGACTACAAATAATGAGGCTGAATACAGGGGGTTGATACTTGGCCTCGATCTCGCCCGGGAACTCGGAGCGCTACGCGTCATCATACAAATGGACTCCCAACTTGTTGTCAGGCAGATGACAGGTGAGTACCGTATCCGTAAAGCTCATCTGGAAAAACTGGCGAGCATAGCAAAAAATAAAGCTTCTGTATTTGAAAGTGTCACATTTCAGCATATTCCAAGAGCGGAGAACAAGGATGCGGACAGACTTGCCAATACAGCTCTGGATAATACGGATTGA